One Oscillospiraceae bacterium DNA window includes the following coding sequences:
- a CDS encoding energy-coupling factor transporter transmembrane protein EcfT, with translation MRFDSYHPGVNLLFFAAVLLFAFTFNQPVFLFLSWTCAFAYSVKLRGRRALLFNLCLVPCAVLFALFYASYNHFGVTGLAVNWIGNEITAESLLYGLALGAMASAVMMWFSCIHVLFSTDRIVYLFGRIAPKGSLLLSILLRTVPRVSAKAKQIAAAQQCIGRGPGQGNFLRRCANACRRVSILITWLLENAVQTADSMRSRGCTLKKRSAYSIYRFDGRDRALVLLLCVLLTAIGAAAAFSQTFAQYDPIIQFPRMTAASWFFCGAYAFFCLLPMLLQCLQEWSFDRQRKRADFSNSHSGKQS, from the coding sequence GTGAGATTTGATTCCTATCATCCGGGGGTAAATCTGCTGTTTTTCGCGGCGGTGCTGCTGTTTGCTTTTACATTTAATCAGCCGGTATTCCTGTTTCTTTCGTGGACCTGCGCTTTTGCCTACTCTGTAAAGCTGCGCGGCAGGCGGGCGCTGCTTTTTAATCTCTGCCTTGTGCCCTGTGCGGTGTTGTTTGCGCTGTTTTATGCGTCTTACAATCATTTTGGTGTAACAGGACTGGCAGTCAACTGGATTGGCAATGAAATTACAGCAGAATCCCTGCTGTACGGGCTGGCGCTGGGTGCTATGGCGAGTGCCGTGATGATGTGGTTTTCGTGTATTCATGTGTTGTTTTCAACAGACCGAATTGTCTATTTGTTTGGACGCATTGCACCGAAAGGTTCGCTGCTTCTGTCAATCCTGCTGCGCACAGTTCCGCGGGTGAGTGCTAAGGCAAAACAGATTGCCGCCGCGCAGCAGTGCATTGGCCGCGGGCCGGGGCAGGGAAATTTCTTGCGTCGCTGTGCAAATGCCTGCCGCAGGGTTTCTATTTTGATCACATGGCTGCTCGAAAATGCGGTGCAGACAGCTGACTCTATGAGAAGCCGGGGCTGTACGCTGAAAAAACGCAGTGCCTACTCTATCTATCGTTTTGACGGCCGCGACCGTGCGCTTGTGCTCCTGCTCTGTGTGCTGCTTACGGCCATTGGTGCGGCCGCGGCTTTTTCCCAGACCTTTGCCCAGTATGACCCGATTATCCAGTTCCCCAGAATGACGGCTGCCAGCTGGTTCTTTTGCGGAGCTTACGCATTTTTTTGCCTGCTGCCGATGCTGCTGCAGTGTCTGCAGGAATGGTCCTTTGACCGACAGAGAAAGCGCGCGGATTTTTCAAACTCGCACAGCGGAAAACAATCATAA
- the fba gene encoding class II fructose-1,6-bisphosphate aldolase: MALVNTKDMFKKAYDGGYAIGAFNVNNMEIIQGITEAAGELKAPVILQVSKGARAYANPTYLVKLVEAAVSVNPDIPIALHLDHGPSYEMCKACVDDGFTSVMFDGSSKPYEENVAESAKVVEYAHKYNVTVEAELGTLGGVEDDVSVESDKAMYTDPDQVQDFVKRTGVDSLAIAIGTSHGAYKFKPGQNPKLRLDILEEVSKRLPGFPIVLHGSSSVPQEFVKMINTYGGNMPNAIGIPESELRKAAKMAVCKINVDSDIRLAMTAVIRKYFHDHPDHFDPRQYLAPAREAVKNMVAHKITDVMGCDGKA; this comes from the coding sequence ATGGCATTAGTAAACACGAAGGATATGTTCAAAAAAGCATACGACGGCGGCTACGCAATCGGTGCTTTCAACGTGAACAACATGGAAATCATCCAGGGCATCACAGAGGCAGCCGGCGAGCTGAAGGCACCTGTTATTCTGCAGGTTTCTAAGGGCGCGCGCGCTTATGCCAACCCCACCTACCTGGTAAAGCTGGTAGAGGCCGCTGTTTCTGTAAACCCGGACATCCCGATCGCTCTGCATCTTGACCACGGCCCGTCTTATGAGATGTGCAAAGCGTGCGTTGATGACGGCTTTACTTCTGTTATGTTCGACGGCTCTTCTAAGCCCTATGAAGAAAACGTTGCCGAATCTGCAAAAGTCGTGGAGTACGCACATAAATACAATGTTACCGTAGAAGCGGAACTGGGCACCCTGGGCGGTGTAGAAGACGACGTTTCCGTAGAGTCTGACAAAGCAATGTACACGGACCCCGACCAGGTACAGGATTTTGTCAAGCGCACCGGTGTTGACAGCCTGGCAATCGCCATTGGCACCAGCCACGGCGCCTACAAGTTTAAGCCTGGCCAGAACCCGAAGCTCCGCCTGGATATCCTCGAAGAAGTTTCCAAGCGTCTGCCTGGTTTCCCGATCGTTCTGCACGGTTCCTCCAGTGTACCGCAGGAATTCGTAAAGATGATCAACACCTATGGCGGCAACATGCCCAACGCAATCGGTATTCCCGAGAGCGAGCTGCGCAAAGCCGCAAAGATGGCTGTCTGCAAGATCAACGTCGACTCCGACATTCGTCTGGCTATGACTGCTGTTATCCGCAAATACTTCCATGATCATCCGGATCACTTCGACCCGCGCCAGTACCTTGCGCCTGCACGTGAAGCAGTCAAGAACATGGTTGCACACAAGATTACAGACGTTATGGGCTGCGACGGCAAGGCCTGA
- a CDS encoding DNA-3-methyladenine glycosylase 2 family protein: protein MDLRKTLLCGQCFRWREIKPGVFSGVVGGRHLVLTQKDVPLLQADPFWRSYFDLDTDYVTLQQHLAALHPNLKEAACCGAGIHILRQDPWEALCSFILSQNNNIPRIQGIIDRLCGGRAEAELPTSSGLHQQKSAHPFPSAKTLAALTEAGLAPLRCGFRARYLLDAAQKVAGGAVSLEALRTAPLQEARRTLMTIVGVGPKVADCALLYGLHRMESFPKDVWINRAMKQWFSGVNPADFGPAAGLAQQYIFWWVRQQAGKVPA, encoded by the coding sequence ATGGATCTGCGCAAAACACTGCTGTGCGGGCAGTGCTTTCGCTGGCGCGAAATAAAGCCAGGGGTTTTTTCCGGCGTCGTCGGCGGGCGGCACCTGGTGCTGACACAAAAAGACGTGCCTCTTTTACAAGCGGACCCATTTTGGCGCAGCTATTTCGACCTTGACACCGACTATGTTACTCTGCAGCAGCACTTAGCGGCACTGCATCCCAACCTGAAAGAAGCCGCCTGCTGCGGTGCAGGCATTCATATCCTGCGGCAAGACCCCTGGGAGGCGCTATGTTCGTTTATTCTCTCGCAAAACAACAATATTCCGCGTATCCAGGGGATTATCGACCGGCTGTGCGGCGGGCGGGCAGAAGCAGAACTGCCCACGAGCAGCGGCCTGCATCAGCAGAAAAGCGCCCATCCATTCCCTTCGGCGAAAACACTTGCCGCTTTGACAGAAGCCGGCCTTGCACCGCTGCGCTGCGGCTTTCGGGCACGTTATCTGCTGGACGCCGCCCAAAAAGTGGCAGGCGGTGCCGTTTCGCTGGAAGCGCTGCGCACTGCCCCGCTGCAGGAAGCCCGCCGCACCCTTATGACGATTGTGGGCGTCGGGCCAAAGGTCGCGGACTGCGCCCTGCTGTACGGTCTGCACCGCATGGAGTCTTTTCCAAAAGACGTGTGGATCAACCGCGCCATGAAGCAGTGGTTTTCGGGGGTAAATCCGGCTGATTTCGGCCCCGCCGCAGGTCTGGCGCAGCAGTATATCTTTTGGTGGGTGCGGCAGCAGGCGGGAAAAGTTCCTGCCTAA
- the rlmB gene encoding 23S rRNA (guanosine(2251)-2'-O)-methyltransferase RlmB, giving the protein MKPNQSEENGRVRGDDVIAGRNAVMEALKSGRALESLYLARGVHGGSLGAIIARAKEAGVPVKEADSRKLDAMCGGAAHQGVVALASVKPYAELDDIFNLAKERGEQPFLIIADGLEDPHNLGAVLRVAECAGAHGVIIPKRRSVGLTYAVGKASAGAVEYVPVVRVNSLPEVLEELKKRGVWLYVADMEGEPWCNVDYAGPCAVIIGSEGFGIGRLVKEKSDFTISLPMEGQINSLNASVACGIICYEVLRQRKGIHSKQ; this is encoded by the coding sequence ATGAAACCCAATCAATCAGAAGAAAACGGCCGCGTACGCGGCGATGATGTAATAGCTGGGCGCAATGCCGTTATGGAAGCACTGAAAAGCGGCCGCGCACTGGAAAGTTTATATTTAGCCCGCGGCGTGCATGGCGGCAGCCTGGGGGCAATTATTGCCCGCGCAAAGGAAGCCGGCGTGCCTGTCAAAGAGGCCGATTCGCGTAAGCTCGATGCTATGTGCGGCGGTGCCGCACACCAGGGCGTGGTTGCCTTGGCCTCAGTAAAGCCGTATGCTGAGCTGGACGATATTTTTAATTTGGCAAAAGAGCGCGGCGAGCAGCCTTTTCTTATCATTGCAGATGGCCTGGAAGATCCGCACAACTTGGGTGCGGTGCTGCGTGTCGCAGAGTGCGCGGGTGCGCACGGCGTCATTATCCCCAAACGGCGCAGTGTCGGGCTGACCTATGCGGTCGGTAAAGCCAGCGCGGGCGCGGTAGAATACGTGCCGGTGGTGCGGGTAAACAGCTTGCCCGAGGTGCTGGAAGAACTTAAAAAACGGGGTGTATGGCTGTATGTTGCCGATATGGAAGGCGAGCCGTGGTGCAATGTGGATTACGCTGGGCCGTGTGCAGTTATTATTGGCAGCGAGGGCTTTGGCATTGGCCGCTTGGTAAAAGAAAAAAGCGACTTTACCATTTCCCTGCCGATGGAAGGACAAATCAATTCTCTGAACGCTTCCGTAGCTTGTGGAATCATTTGTTACGAAGTGTTGCGCCAGCGCAAAGGAATCCACTCTAAACAGTAA